A stretch of DNA from Anaerobacillus isosaccharinicus:
ATGATACTTAGGCAACTTGATAAAATCGTGCTGCTAATCAATAATCGTTTAACTTTATGATTGAACATAGCGATCACCCACCATTTTTTTCTTTAGTATGTTTAATTATTAGGGGAAATATTTATTTAAGCGTTTATTTTCGTTGAGAACTAACATAGAACAATCATTAGAAATGAATGACGAAAAAGTTGTATACTATTTTTAATAGCGTATCTATTGAAAAATACTAACCAGAAGGGTGGCTATAACATGAAAAAGATTGCCGTTTTTTGTGGTTCAAGCTCGGGGTTTGATCCTTGTTATATGGAAGCAGCAAGAGCGTTAGGGAAGAAACTAGCCGAAGAAAAAATAGATCTTATTTATGGTGGTGCACAAGTTGGGTGCATGGGTGCTGTCGCAGATGCCGTGATTGAAAGTGGTGGGAATGTCATTGGTGTTATTCCTAAAAAGCTAATGAGAGTAGAAATTGCTCATGATAATTTAACCGAGTTACACGTCGTTGAAACGATGCATGAACGAAAAGCAATGATGGCTGAACTTGCCGATGGGTTTATTGCGATGCCAGGTGGATCTGGAACATTAGAAGAGTGGTTTGAAGTGTTAACATGGGCACAAATCGGTTATCACCAAAAACCATGCAGCTTGTTAAACGTAAATAATTACTACACACCGCTCTTAAGCTTATTCGACCATATGATTGAACAAGGCTTTGTCAGGGAGGAATATCGCCCATTAATTATCATGGAACAAGATCCAGCAAAACTGGTTCATAGGCTTCAAAATTATCAACCGACATATGTACATAAGTGGGATTAAGGAGCAGAAATGCTCCTTTACAAATCTCCTCTTCCTTTTTTTAAAAAAATTCAGCTGCACATCAGTTAGGTGGTTATTAAAAAGCCCTAAAATTTGCCAGGCTACTAGTATTTATGGTTAAAATAGCTTAAAAGGCTTTAAATTATATTATCGAATACCTTGGCAAAGGAAGGGTAACTCATGAAAAATGCTCGTTTATATGAAACGCATATTCAAACAACCAATCTAGAGGAAGCTATTGCGTTCTATCAAAGTATTGAATTAGAGCTAGCTTATGTAATTCAGGGTAGGCGTGTAGCTTTTTTTTGGCTAGGCGACAGTTTAAAAAAAGAGCAAATGCTAGGCATATGGGAAGTGTCTAGTGAAAATTTTAGAAAATCACATTTTGCTTTTCATGTACCGTATGAAGCATTACTAAAGGTTCCGAGCTATCTAGCACAAAAAGAGATTAAATTAACAGCAAGTTTTGGACTGGATGCAAGTGAACCAGTTGTACATTCATGGATGCCAGCGGCGAGCTATTATTTTTCTGATAGAGATGGAAATTCGTTAGAATATATTACTGTTCTACAAGGAGATCCCATCCCAGAGCTAGGGGTCGTTCATCTAAGCAAATGGGAGCAAGCAAGTAAGAGATAAATAGATATTAAGATTAGTCAATTTGACTAATCTTTTTTTATGAAAAAAAGGTGTACCATTTTCCTAACCAAACGTAAAAAAGATCTCATTTAAGCGCTATAACATCTTAAAAAAAACCTTCTGGATAAATATCTTAAACTGCTTATACGACTTCACACATCCAGATTAACCTTTTCGTAATTTAACCTATTACAAGTATTTCCCTGTGCTTTAAACTACGACTTCGACGGTGCGATCAGAATTTTTTTGAAGATGACTTATGTCACTTCGTCTTTAAGAACTGTGCGATATAGTTAAAGAAAAATGAAAATTATTAAGTTAGGAGATTATCATGGGGTGTACTCAAAACTGTAATCTTAGTAGTACGTGCTTAAATGTAGTACCTATTTTTCAAGGCATGACTCAAGACGACCTAGCCATTTTACAGGGGGTAGTTACAAGCCGCCGTTTTAATAAAGGAGAAATTGTTTTTAGAGAGGGTGAAAGTTCAAAAGCTCTTTTCATTATTCAAAAAGGATTAATCAAACTTGCAAAAGTTTCAGTTGATGGAAAAGAACAAATTATTCGTTTGCAATTTGAAGGTGATTTCTTTGGGCAGTTTTCATTACTTCAAAATGAGAACCATTATGCAAATGCAGAAACTCTAGAGGAAACCATTATTTGTACAATTGAAAAACAGCCATTTA
This window harbors:
- a CDS encoding TIGR00730 family Rossman fold protein is translated as MKKIAVFCGSSSGFDPCYMEAARALGKKLAEEKIDLIYGGAQVGCMGAVADAVIESGGNVIGVIPKKLMRVEIAHDNLTELHVVETMHERKAMMAELADGFIAMPGGSGTLEEWFEVLTWAQIGYHQKPCSLLNVNNYYTPLLSLFDHMIEQGFVREEYRPLIIMEQDPAKLVHRLQNYQPTYVHKWD
- a CDS encoding Crp/Fnr family transcriptional regulator; the protein is MGCTQNCNLSSTCLNVVPIFQGMTQDDLAILQGVVTSRRFNKGEIVFREGESSKALFIIQKGLIKLAKVSVDGKEQIIRLQFEGDFFGQFSLLQNENHYANAETLEETIICTIEKQPFIEALERSPNMALRFISALNNRLHHADEWMSVLSLMDVEQRLARVILLFSEKLAIANGQFTLPISKKDLASLIGTTPETLSRKLVAFVEKQILVLKQRRDIQVVDQDKLKLIAGL
- a CDS encoding VOC family protein; this encodes MKNARLYETHIQTTNLEEAIAFYQSIELELAYVIQGRRVAFFWLGDSLKKEQMLGIWEVSSENFRKSHFAFHVPYEALLKVPSYLAQKEIKLTASFGLDASEPVVHSWMPAASYYFSDRDGNSLEYITVLQGDPIPELGVVHLSKWEQASKR